The genomic window ttatttaattttgattagtTATCGTAGTGCCAATTGTTAGCAATCAATGTTAAAACCGGTTTCTATTTGTAAAGTCTTCGAACTGTAGATTTATTGAAATGagcttttcatttattttttatatttcaaatatcgAACAGaccataaatttaatttaaaaagacaGTTCATTCTTTCGGTATATTGTCAATTATAAGATATTAAAGATGCACACCCGGGTCCCATTCGCAAGAACCATTTGTAATTGCTACGAGTCGTAGATTTATCTGTACAATGCCTTTCCCTATTACATTTCAAGTATCCAACCgtacatttaaattactaaaatcTCAATAATGAAGAATGTTTGGTTTAAACAAAGATCACCCAATTAAGATGTTCGTAAGTACTTCTAAGACAATAAAGgcttgttatttttaaacaaatgtttattaatctTTACGATTATGTGAGCgggaaaaaacaatatatgaaTTTCCTATGTAAAATGACAATTGTGCGTCAATCAGAGAAAAACATCGCTGATTAACTTGTTTGTTTAGTTAATTCTTCGAATACCCAAACATTGTATGTTTATAGCGAAGGGAAATCCTATGACTTGTTCTTAAATTGCGAATGGCCAATGGgccaaaaacaaaaaatccaCTTTGgccttataatattttcttttcttgtgaAGGTGAGGCAGTCTCCACCATTAATACCAGCTTCTCAAGTCATGAATTCCACCTTTCGAATGCTTTAGACTCTAAAACTTCGTAAAACTGAGTGACTGCTTCACAAAttcgtattttaataatttaaacaattacaatttataaataattaatagatgGAATTAAtagaatacattttaattattttttctgaaaCAATCTATCAATACTACTATATTAAGGTCAGATATTGGAGCAGGGTGAGGGTAATTAATTAGCCTAGAAGCCTGTTATATGCTAGGAaaagtaaattgtaaaatgtttttgtatatttagtaTCGCTGGGGATTTATACTTAGTGGTAATCTGACGCATGTCTCCAATCCTAGATTCGATTCCGATAAGAATTTTTCAAGTTGGTCGGTACAGAGCGGTCATTAGCAAATGTATGTTTGCGAGGTCATGGCACTTAAACAAAGATTTTGATTACCACGTTTGTTTACGATATAAAACTATCTCTTTCGGGTCTTAAATGATACTTGTTTTCGCAAAtggtaatatatttcttaagttCTTAAAAGTTtagaaattttgttaattatcaACTAATATCTGACAtagataaaactaaaaaataaatgaaatgcaCAGACTAAATGAGTTTCCTTGTACATTATCCTATAAAGTATGCTCTcaaaattatctttaatacAAGTAACCCTTGGCCTCAACAAGCGAAATCAGTATTACAACAATTTAGATGTGCTAATTGTATGGTTTTGATAAACATTtatcttatataaaattagtgGACAGCggtaattcttaattttaattcatccATTGTTTTACCATTAAAAacctggatatccatagttgctcctctcacactttgaaatcgatttttaattaaatttattaattacatttatcgCTTCGtattgcctataagtgcttgtcacattcaatattggattttatttttcttgtactaatgtgtcagtgtgccgagcgttggcaagcttttataaataaaagttgtattatgtatatatatttatagtattgtcGTAACGCcccaataaatataatccgtTCCCAATACAATGATTTACTTTTTCACAttgaagtttttaataatactcgGCGTACAGGGCTGAtgttcaatataaaataataagtaacacATTTTCACTCTCATACGCACACACTACGTAGGTACGCACAGACAcaccaatatttataattatattttattatatatttgagaTTTGCTGTTGGCtacctaaatatataatataataataaatttacaaaaatatcgaTGCATTTTTACAGTCGAAAAtgctgtaatttttttatggttACGTGTTGAGCTTTGCGTGATGACGCAGCAAAAagaattattgaatttatacttttatttacttgAAAGCGCTTATGATTTCTTTTTGTAttgtcaaattatcgagaaAAGCGAAGCTATACTGATAGAAGATAGATAAAATTGTCTTGCGTGTATTTTCTCATACAACAtagtttaatgttaaatataccTAAAACTAGCGTTAAGATAAAATATAGGTTTTAAGATTGCGTTTTAGTGACGAATATCATATCATTGGCggtactttaaataaaatccgAGAAATGAAAGTTAAACATTATGTATAACAAAACGTTGTTTTGTCTAAATGTGGTTGCTTTACACTAACAcgtgttttttaattacgtaGATAAAATgaagtacatacatatatatattatgtactttatGTTTTTCTCACTTGTGTGTCATATTCTTGCACATTTTAATGCTATTTAAATGTTGTGTTATAATTTGTcaccttttttaatatataagatttaGAATAAAGTGAAAAAGTAAATAGGTATATCCGGTATATATGATCACTAAAATAACTACGACTTTGGAATAAAGTTTAAACTTACAACAGTTTGATATCATTTCCCTTCGTGTAGAATTAAAATTGGTACcagtattttataatgttcTATTTGTAGACGACCGGTTAAACATCCATATCTAGTTCCACCCTTATCAGCGAATGATAgacgtaaatatatttgaatcaAAATTCGACTAAAACCGCGTGttgatttatttagaaaatgagATATGAATCTTTTATCGAATACCTACTTGCATGTTTTAAAGGGAAacaaagaaaattgttaagaTGCGACatctaaaaatacatttctcgTCCAAATATAGCCTCAGTCGCAAATATTCTTATAAGTACTTGTCAGATgtgtacaattttaatataaaggtaaaatacaattttaaaattaatctacCTACATTTAAGTATAACGAACGTTTAGTTGctgtaattttaaacaaatcacCGTTCTGGCATTACagataatatttatgaagCAGGTGgcacttaatatttaaaaacagacgATTACTATGAGTgcataattattactaattaatagtttatttaaataacatatagtACACCGGCATTTTTCCAAATAACTCACCTTCATTTTTATGAATCACAACACTTTCGGAAGTTAAACACTATTTgtaattcgatttttaaaattggacGCAGCATGTGACATGCGTGTGTTTTGTCCACTGTCAGTGGGCAGAATAAACAGGGTACCGGTCACCGGAGGAAAGATTGATAGTGAATGAAATGAAGTTACGGTGCAATAATGGTCACAGATGATGAAAATAGTGGATTAAGTACCTAGATAAGGGTATGACTTGTCGGCGTTTTGGAAAGTCTTATAAAGGGTCGTTGTAATCGCAAATCGCACTTCGTTGTACTATAATCGGCAAtgatttattgattatttattttgttaaaatattgaaagccgtattttgatttttaatattaaatatttgtgctcacttagataaaaaacatattagcGGAGTTACAATCAATTGTTTAAATccatattaatacaaaaacattttttaataaaggaaTATAATCTGCTCTGCTTATTTGCCAGCGAaggcaataataatttaataaataataaattaagacaATAACAAGTGCCGATTGAATTCcctaatattgtaatttattaaatacttttacgaatatttcataatttctGGATTCATATAACAAAGGGgcgtatgtataaattatttgatttcttTGTCTTCATTTCCTTCATTATTGATTTGACCGCCATCTATGAACTCACTAAcgccaataaataattttcagttGTTTTACTTATTTACGTTAAATGTGgctagatggcgctgcagtacATACTCAATTAATGAGTTTTGACTAGCGTGTATTTTTACATCTTTTTGTGCTCATATGGATTTTTTATGGAAgcttaatttaagtaaatacaaatatCAGCTAATAGCTGATATTACTATTTAAAGACTTTtcactaaaaatttaattgtttttttttcattgaaaTGATTACGGTGAGATTCAGAAACAAGACTTATGAACAGAACTAACAGAATTATGATTCCATGTCTAAGTCcctatacatttttgacgttcgGGAGTCAGACTTAGGGCTATTTCCTAAAGGGCCGTcaatgcactcgcgagccatCTGGCGTTGAgaaggtatcacttaacatcaggtgagcctcctgcccgttctCGATGtgctctataaaaaaagtctCCGAATGTTAGGTCGAATTATGCACAAGTGCCTTGATACCTACAATTTTATTCCACATACCCAAAGTATGATTGTTTAATTACATGGTTATACTAACTGCTGTCTTGATTGTTTACATAGCCCTTATTGTATGGATTTCTTtagaatattttactttaaagtcAGAAGTTattgaaacaattattacataattcttTAATCTTCATGATtattaaagactttattttgAAAACCAAATTTTGACGCATTAATTTGTGTATTCCTAATAAACCATTATATCAAATAAACCAATTATTCATACAGGTTCATTCATAGTTAAGGAGGTCATAggtcataattaaaataagatacAATGTTTTTTAACGTATAAAAGCAATTTGTCAAGAAACAACAATTGTTGGTCTTGGCCTTTGACATTTTGACGTCCAGGAGTCATTGGTAGCGCTAAGTCTCAACTGAGTCTTACCTTTTTCCTTCCATATGATCATATATTAATCGTGGTTTGAACTCCCTCATGCTTCGACTTTGAGTTGTAAGTCCTAGCCTCTAGGCTTAAGGTCGATTCACACATATCAGTGAGCCCACAGTTCCGGCACAGTACCGCATCAGTGATAATTATTCTTTCAAACATTCTCTATGGATGTATTCACACTTGTCAGTGTCAGTGCCGGCACCGGCCATCACGGACGTGATCGGCGACAACGATATTTTATCACGGATCACTGACGCCGCTGcatcgaaataaaaaatattatgcattttaaaatattcaaaatactttctttcgtctttaattaattctttgtaTAATGTCACGAATTCTCCTTCTGATTCTCTTAACTTCCATGCTTCATGTacccattttcttttttttcctcGATTCTCTTCTACTTCTTCGTCTAAAGCAATGGCTATCATAGCTAATTCTGTGTTATTGAAGAGTGCCATCAAAACAATCGACGTCAACGCTAGTCTGAAGGGAACGTCGTGCACGAAGACCCGCAGAGATCTGTACTGATATGTGTGAATTGAAGCACTGACGCACCACTGTAGCACGGATACGGAACTGTAACGGTACTGTGCCGGAACTGTGGCTTCACTGATATGTGTGAATCGACCTTTAAACTGcttctgttattattattgaacacgtaaaaaaggaataaattaataaacaaaaaagcgttaaaacgttatttttattatgaaattataaatcattGTTTAATTAGAGCGACATTAAAATCACCATCGTTCTAGTCGatgataattaaagaaaaactattatataataaatacttaagaaTATTGaggctttattgattaatataaacttattattatgtacatcCTAATTCATTGTTCAAGTACATGGCACGTAGAAAAAATGTAAACATtgataatgtataaaatgttttataacatttttccTTATTCTCAATTTTATCAGTTTTGTGTATTAGTTATCGTATCGACTAGGTATCTTTGAAACTCCTATTTATaagtacaattattattgaaaaagtaaattaatgtatataattaataatccaTCCGAAATGCACctgtttctttgataatttctATATCAACACGTAGGTGATTTGAGCCTTCCTGACACATGTCGTGGATTTTGACACAttccagtttcctcacgatgttttcattcaCAGTACGAGGTAGTCTTAGGtacgcacatagacagaaggACGACCGGGGTAAGATTTCAGGgatagtcgcacgctgaagtctAGGCCAAATCAGCTACtgttatataaagataattgaAATCAGTTTGAAACACAATTGTAACCTTTGAACAGTTTCGTGTCCTTGGTGATATAAAACgattgacaattttttttatcaacagCATCTCTTATTACAGACGCGACACGATCCGTAATCGCAATCAAACGAACGCTAATCTTTATTCAATTTCACCCGAATATCTCCTTGCAGCATAGCGCATTACAATTGGACAGAAAGAGAAGAACGTATGTTTACCAGTGTAGGCTTATTTGTATGAATAGATAAGCATGCTTGTGCATTAAAATACAACAttcaattaaatgaaaatgattTGATCTAACCAAATTGCTCGTTTTTAAATGcaatatttgcaatattttaagtttaattaatattatttatagcttCCATTGATTGAATATAAACAAATCTTATCTAAATACATTTACGAATATTAGTTGTAAGTTTTTAAGTATACAGTTTATAACGTAACCGTGTTAAAACTGTCCGGCCTGGTAAGTGAATTCGTGGTCCGGCCACGTATAGTATCTTAACAGACACAAAGCCTTTCAAGCAAAATTTCTTCAaatattgtaatgttttttatcgTCTAAAGGCACGTCAATGGTGTGTTGTACAACTTCTTCGGCGTCTTCTGCGATCGCCAGGTATCGCTCAACTAAACCGGAAACACAATCCAGGCAGCCTCTTTTGTATAGTGCCTTTAATACGCGCTTTCGTAGCACGACTAGTACGATGAATATTAAGACGCCTTGGGTGAGGTTAAATATGTCCAAGAGTGTCCTGTAACATAGAATTTTGTATCagaataatattagaataataTCCGAGCCCTTACtatgtaacttccaatagccATTACATACCCCAATAATGAGTATAAAAATACCATGTGATCCCAAACTTGCATCATCAGCACTATGGATATTAAAAGAACAACatcttattttacataacataaaataacatttattactaacgaaacacacacacagaaacacaaaataataataataaaaaaataggaacgaaaaaaaaaggaataaagtatatttaagtgTGTAATACGTGCTGTGGTagtaactggccctggctcagcattatgctgtgctccacagcgctggtcattctgccagagaccacaacagttAGTTTGGAAATGGAAAATCTAAGTATTTAATCGCCTTCctagaagttatagatcaCTGCCGTGTAATGCTTTTAGGAGGAAGGTgattcaaatttttaaatgggAGATGTACGTGGGAGATtaatttagaccataagttatgacaacaattattaatgacttaactgttcttattattatgatattataataattaatatgacttTTCCACGCCTATTTTTATAGTgctaattgattttttaaaataagtaaaccatctgaatgtaccactttgcaaaacaatttattatatttatttctgcaTACAAAAACGTGGGGATCAGTTTTACTATCGCTATTGGATGGTAACCACTTTGATATAGGGACCATTATCCTCCCTGATCAATGGGATTAAGTTCCAATATTGATGTTGCAATATATGTATCGCTAATAATAGCTCGGGGTCGCATGGCATAAAACCCTATTGGAAACTACGGAGTATGTACTCGGCGAGCGACTATAATCTAGTTTAAAAGTGTctgtaaaattgtttttgtaaaacgtaGTTTCAGATCGTTTACAAACAATGTgttattaagaatttaaatgCTATTGGAAACTGCGGATAACTCGGCGAGcgattttaatctaatttaataaaaatatctgtaaaattgtttttgtaaaactaaatttcaGATGTTAAAACAATTCGTTATTAATAATGTGTTAAGAACTATAGTTTGGAgtcaaaatattattgcaaattttattcgttataacgTTAAATTACGGAGACATGACGTAATATTTGCATAAattatacagtcaaaattcAAGTTTAGTTACGTAGATTCAAATGAATAATTTTCACATATTTACAGCGAATTGAAGGCTGTTTATGTTGAAATTATTTCACTAACCAAATTATATGTGCTTCGAAGAAAGAACTAATCATTTCAAATATCCAGGGCAGACCCattataataaacatcttTAATGTCATTCTGAACCTGAAAGAAAAgaaatcatattatatatcatCATTATAATAGTAACAAATCTTCGCCTTAGCTTAGTGGTTAACGAGGCAACTAAGGCCCTGGTTTctataaatcaaatatttcagTTTGGTATAAAAATAAGCTTATTATTGTGTCTTCTCCATTGCCCATTGAGTGCTTACGGGCTTTCATGAATGATTCTATACAAAGTTCCATCAAAATAGTTATTACATTTTAGTCGTCATCAAACTCacgtatttttaaaagcaacTCTTATTTAATAATGCAGCACATAACGCATTGGCTTGTCAAAGTAGTGCGGAGTTGAGTCCCGCTGaatcaataatttagttttaatttatatacactttgacgtatatattatatttactgtaaattattttgataaacaataCATACTTATAACGCAGTTCCTTGACGTGTGTTGATAAGAACGTGTTTCTCCACAAGTAAAATGACAAGTAGcaaaatatacctatatttaGTACCATGAGAATTGATAGTACACTATACATGTAGTACCATTGTTGCCTTTTATCtggaattataaataataataaaaaaattttttgattgTTAGCGTACGGGTAGCGTATAGAGAATATTATTTACGGTTCACGTTTCAAAATAAgaacgtttttaaataaaattaaaataagaatatgcaattatgaatgaattGATTGAACGAccaaaagtaataatattagctcATTACCGTAAAACCAGCAAGTGTTGAGACCGATGCCTGGTTTTTGATGTTTTCCAGGATGGAAGTTGACAATGGCCATAGCTATTGTGATAAGCGCGGGTGTGCCAAACGCGTAAAGAGCGTACCAGGAAAAGGTGCGCCAGCCATAGTCGGGCACTGATGGACGTCTGCAATGACGTAACATCTGATAAATCTATGGCTCGTGGAACATTTTTAAGTGCTGAGTAAATGACAGGAATGAAAGACaattccataaaaaataaaaaatatttttttttgaaaattgaattataatctgcttataaaattatgattgATAGGAGATTCTTTGTAATACTTACTTGATTCGAAATAGAATCTGTATCGAGATAGAATTCATCCAGAAGAAACTTGATACCATAAAGTAATAGATCAGGAATCCTGGAACATTTGAAATCGCTGgtaaaaatgttacaaaatatttgtcacATTCATTCGTGAACACAATATATACGcattttacaataacaatattgGTACTCTTCGTATGCCGCCGTATTAGATAATTCGTGAATTTATATAACGTCACCATTTTGCATGCGTCGTAAATAATACGGCCGCGGCGTCtagaaaatttttaaaacttaacagatattaaaatattgtttttacaaaagttattattCGGTATTTATAATACCTTAAGCGTTATTCGATTAAAAAATCCGTATGGCTAGCATTAATCCTGAACCGTGTACTGAGTTAAGGCCAATATCATTTTAGGTTACGctttggttttaatttttgaaattggtTTTTCCGTAAAGCCGTACtcaattaaaagttttctGATTGTCTTATCAGTTATGTAAGTGTGAAACGGTAAATGTATTATGAATTTCCTCTTTGCGCACacgcataaaaatattaaccggtacttattacttataattgtTTGGTCCAGACtatttacatatgtattttattttattgaatatattttcacgAAGGTACGCATAACGCAACGTCTTAAATAAGATTGTAGTATGACCTAGTGAAAAAGCAGAGTTGATCtagtagttttttgttaatttcatttttattatttctaagacattttaaataatctaagtgaacaaaaaaaaaacaaagaacacTAAAGGGTTTAACCTTGAAAAAAGGCCAGACCCAgaggtcgttggttcgatccccggcgtGGACAATGAACCTTCTACGCACACATATATCTGCATCAAACACTCgcttgtacggtgaaggataACATCGGGAAATCCGCCATTTTTCGAATCCTAAAATCGACGATGTGTGTCACAAtcgctgatcacctacttgtccatctaataaaaatgatcaaagaaacgGAAGAAGCCAAGTATAtagggttgtagcgtcactggaGTATTATTatcgtatttataaaattaacaatttaattacctCGAGCTGCGCATAAATTCATATCGGAATATTCAGTGAGTTTCATTATACCCAAAATACTTAGTCCCAGCGATAAGCTCACGCAGAAACAAATTATGCTTTTGCCTTGTAGgtctctgaaaaaaaaaaattagcgaATTTGTTGCCGTTTTACCACAAAAATAACTGGTATTTAAAGATAAGTTTAGAGTGCCAGTTATTTTTGctaattattagttattagctaatttattaagataaaattatgtaattttttgtatacgCCTTAGTTGTGACTGCGTCGTATAATGTATTTTGTTCTTGGCCAAACCAAAATCGTTTTAGATGCGTAGGCTCACCTTGAAATCAAATCAATCACCAAGAAACAGACGCTCTACCTCAGGTCTACATAAAATACAGCATTGAATTGTTTTTGGATGCAGATAAAATTGTCCTTTGGACTGTCAACACAAACGGGTTCTTGACTGGTTTCactatatttgttaatttctaGCGTGTTTTCGTAGATCAAGTATAAGGTATCTATCTCTGAGGCCCGGGTCAACTATTACGTTGTACCAAGGTCGGTTtccatgataattttttaatagtatcAGTTATCTGTGCGTAAAAAAAATTCGAGGCTATCTTTCTCTGTTCAGCTGTCTCTAAATaagtatacaattttttttactaaagttgTCTTCAACTCACGAATATAaactcaaattaaaaaaaaactcaattaaaaaaagtattatttttaaagtgctttaaatattattatattattaacccTTTTGTAGGCTTGTTTTGAATACAAAGTAAGAAgtccaattaataataaataattgcaaaTATAAGAGATATTAAGCGCTTCCTAAAAATATTCACAGGTTGTGATAattattgtgtttattttactacattaAAAAGTGACGCGTAGAATTGTGCTAGCCCgtgtgtgattattttaatacatacttgACTAACGGTTTCTTTATTAGTAAAACAATATGCTtgaaaatacaagaaaatatgacattcaAAAGAGACATTAAAgtatagttaaatattaattattagtactCACCTTAGGATCGGTAATGCGCAGTAAATTATAGCGGTCAAGGCAAGAAAAATTGCCGAAACTATCATGCAGTAACTCAATACTAAGTCCGTCGTCGTATCTTCCTCTACTTCACagaataataacaattttaacgtGCTATTTGTAGTTTCATTTGCGGCACAAAATctgaaatttttattgaaatcacTTTACATACCTATGAAGTTATTATTAGAATTCTAGGCCTTGTAGAggatcttttaaatttaaatcgaatgaatattaaaattcgtATTTACAATGAAAACTAAATCGATGATTATAATgattatcataatttaatcGCAAACAAGAAGTTGAAGAGTGAAAACTCTTGAGAATAATTTCACCTCACACATAGGTGTATGATAATAGTCACGTGCTTGGtgacataaaattatattatttgtgaaAGGTGCATGTTGTATGGTATATAACGGTTAATACGTACGTTCCCGCGTCTTGTATGAAAGATTGATCTTCAATCAATAAGGTAGCCGATTCATCATTGTTCACTGTAAAGTTGTAATCCGCTTCAAATAATCTTACGGTTTTGTTACAATTCAACCGTATAGCCTTTTTACTCTCATTGACTGGATTTACACAGAATGCTTCATTTTCGTCTAAAATACCATCTTCTTCCAAACAGCAGTAGGTGTTTAGAGGATCACTTAgaactaaattaaaacacGCGAGAACACACAGTATTCGAAACATTTTAACACGTTCCGGACCAAGGTGAATGAACACAACCGTCTTCATCACCGGCGCTTGATTCACTAAAATAAGTTCGTATACGTGATCACGAAGTTGCGTTGCGTTGGCGGATTTTGGACTGTAGCACGTGGAAATAGCGGATGGTTTGGTAGAATTAAGTGGTTTCTATTATCGAGTGTAAACAAATGATTATAAAAGATTTGTATCGTGTTATTCGTGCTGTTTCATTCAGTTATTTTGACTATATTTGGTCCGGTTTAGTGCAACAGCCGGCTTTGCTAATGGTATTAATGGATTTACCTATGGTCATAGAGATAGTAGACGtgtttatactatttttatatatttcaaagtCGTTCAGCAcgttattatttagtaattacTTTGGAAGTGAAACATTCTTGTTCGGTTGCATGATCTACGTGCGTTTACGCCGGTTTTTCTATTCGAGTACATCTGGTATATGTGATGTTGTacacacaaaattaaaatagattacttattaaaactttaacaaaatttaaatttaagaacagattattggaaataattttcataaaaaatccatacacaaatatatttttatataccttTTACATAGTTGTCATAACATACAGACATATTTATAGATAACCAAATATAAAAGGAGTCCTTGTTATGAAAGGACCGTTAACATTCCAATATTACAATACAGAATTACGATAAAGATAacaggttttatttaaacaagttGCCTTTTTAATA from Pieris napi chromosome 12, ilPieNapi1.2, whole genome shotgun sequence includes these protein-coding regions:
- the LOC125054876 gene encoding probable G-protein coupled receptor Mth-like 4 yields the protein MKTVVFIHLGPERVKMFRILCVLACFNLVLSDPLNTYCCLEEDGILDENEAFCVNPVNESKKAIRLNCNKTVRLFEADYNFTVNNDESATLLIEDQSFIQDAGTFCAANETTNSTLKLLLFCEVEEDTTTDLVLSYCMIVSAIFLALTAIIYCALPILRDLQGKSIICFCVSLSLGLSILGIMKLTEYSDMNLCAARGFLIYYFMVSSFFWMNSISIQILFRIKRPSVPDYGWRTFSWYALYAFGTPALITIAMAIVNFHPGKHQKPGIGLNTCWFYDKRQQWYYMYSVLSILMVLNIGIFCYLSFYLWRNTFLSTHVKELRYKFRMTLKMFIIMGLPWIFEMISSFFEAHIIWTLLDIFNLTQGVLIFIVLVVLRKRVLKALYKRGCLDCVSGLVERYLAIAEDAEEVVQHTIDVPLDDKKHYNI